A stretch of Bradyrhizobium sp. AZCC 2262 DNA encodes these proteins:
- a CDS encoding DoxX family protein, which translates to MTTITETPASRPARWTGRILSGLVIVFLMIDGAIKLVPWPIVTETMGRMGYGSSETMARSLGLITIVCTVLYSIPPTSILGAILLTGYLGGAMASHVRIGSPLFTHTLFGLYLGLMVWGGLWLRDKNVRSLIPFRR; encoded by the coding sequence ATGACAACGATCACCGAGACCCCGGCCTCCAGGCCGGCACGCTGGACCGGCCGCATCCTCTCTGGCCTCGTCATCGTGTTCCTGATGATCGACGGCGCCATCAAGCTGGTGCCGTGGCCGATCGTTACCGAAACCATGGGCCGAATGGGCTATGGTTCGAGTGAAACGATGGCGCGGAGCCTCGGCCTCATCACCATCGTCTGCACCGTGCTCTATTCCATTCCGCCGACCTCGATCCTCGGCGCGATTCTGCTCACCGGCTATCTCGGCGGCGCCATGGCCTCGCATGTGCGGATCGGCAGCCCCCTGTTCACGCACACGCTGTTCGGGCTTTATCTCGGCCTGATGGTGTGGGGCGGGCTGTGGCTGCGCGACAAGAACGTACGCAGCTTGATCCCGTTCCGCCGCTGA
- a CDS encoding MBL fold metallo-hydrolase, which translates to MTDDLKFTVQRPPAYGELTDVLPGLFWVRLPVPTAPNHVNCWLLDNGPGWTLVDCGLNTDDTFEIWDKLWRGLLRSRPLQNLTFTHAHLDHFGLAAYFVKETKCAVRLPLAEWLNAWKMWHEREEGPDEHFAAFVKRNGASDDEAAQIMGAQRRSTFLGLRPPREFIRIRDGDLFAMGQREWRVITAGGHSVEHALFYCESDKILISGDQVLSHMTPSVITPSAQPEANPLKEYLDSLARLGTLPPDTLVLPSHGLPFRGLHDRLAQLREHHLARLGDVASVITGKTSAFALAQEVFPRVLYANPRQAFGESLAHLNMLASIGRLTRDVDADGAITFAPV; encoded by the coding sequence ATGACCGATGATCTGAAATTCACGGTCCAGCGGCCGCCGGCCTATGGCGAATTGACGGATGTCCTGCCGGGGCTGTTCTGGGTACGGCTGCCGGTGCCGACGGCGCCCAATCACGTCAATTGCTGGCTGCTCGATAACGGTCCGGGGTGGACGCTGGTCGACTGCGGCCTGAACACCGACGACACGTTCGAGATCTGGGACAAGCTATGGCGCGGACTGCTGCGCAGTCGTCCCTTGCAGAACCTCACTTTCACGCATGCGCATCTCGATCATTTCGGCCTTGCTGCTTATTTTGTAAAGGAAACGAAATGCGCGGTGCGCCTGCCGTTGGCCGAATGGCTCAACGCGTGGAAGATGTGGCACGAGCGCGAGGAGGGGCCGGACGAACACTTCGCCGCCTTCGTGAAGCGCAACGGTGCCTCCGACGATGAAGCCGCCCAGATCATGGGAGCCCAGCGACGGTCGACATTTCTCGGCCTGCGGCCGCCGCGGGAATTCATTCGCATTCGGGACGGCGATCTGTTCGCCATGGGCCAGCGCGAGTGGCGGGTGATCACCGCAGGTGGCCATTCGGTTGAACATGCGCTGTTCTATTGCGAAAGCGACAAGATATTGATCTCGGGCGATCAGGTCCTGTCGCACATGACACCATCGGTGATTACGCCCTCGGCTCAGCCGGAGGCCAACCCGTTGAAGGAGTATCTTGATTCGCTGGCGCGGCTCGGGACGCTGCCGCCGGACACGCTGGTGCTGCCGTCCCACGGCCTTCCATTTCGCGGGCTTCATGACCGGCTCGCTCAGCTGCGCGAGCACCATCTGGCCCGGCTCGGCGACGTCGCCTCCGTCATCACAGGAAAAACCAGCGCATTTGCGCTGGCGCAGGAAGTGTTCCCGCGCGTGTTGTACGCCAATCCGCGCCAGGCGTTCGGCGAGTCGCTTGCGCATCTGAACATGCTGGCCTCGATCGGGCGGCTGACGCGCGATGTCGATGCCGACGGCGCGATTACCTTCGCACCGGTGTGA
- a CDS encoding 2-hydroxyacid dehydrogenase yields the protein MNEGALALLVHGGSENWSSQRWKARFDEVCPDRRILMLPDASFDPAEVHYAAVWKPRPGDLAAFPNLKVIFNLGAGVDALMVDRSLPDVPLVRVAVTDLTARMTEYVALHVLMHHRQELYLRESQRAKRWAPKMQWAAGAISVGIMGLGTLGADAADALKRLGFRVAGWSRSPRAIDGVDCFHGEAQFEAFLRRTDILVCLLPLTPETRHILNRALFEKLNRKSPLGAPVLINAGRGALQNEADILQCLDDGTLGGASLDVYATEPLPVDSPFWTHPKVVLTPHNAADTDPDEISKYVAQQIARFEAGGALENVVDRNRGY from the coding sequence ATGAACGAAGGTGCGCTCGCCCTGCTGGTGCACGGCGGCAGTGAAAACTGGTCGTCGCAGCGCTGGAAAGCCCGCTTCGACGAGGTCTGCCCGGACCGCCGCATACTGATGTTGCCGGATGCCTCGTTCGATCCGGCCGAGGTGCACTACGCCGCGGTGTGGAAGCCGCGTCCCGGCGACCTCGCCGCCTTCCCCAACCTGAAAGTCATCTTCAATCTCGGCGCCGGTGTCGATGCGCTGATGGTGGACCGCTCTTTGCCCGACGTGCCGCTGGTGCGCGTGGCCGTCACCGACCTCACCGCGCGGATGACCGAATATGTCGCGCTGCATGTGCTGATGCACCACCGGCAGGAACTCTATTTGCGGGAGTCGCAACGGGCCAAGCGCTGGGCGCCGAAAATGCAATGGGCGGCGGGCGCGATCTCGGTCGGCATCATGGGACTGGGCACACTTGGGGCTGACGCGGCCGACGCGCTCAAGCGCCTGGGCTTTCGCGTCGCAGGCTGGAGCCGCAGCCCAAGGGCGATCGACGGCGTCGATTGCTTTCACGGCGAAGCGCAGTTCGAGGCATTCCTGCGGCGGACCGACATCCTGGTCTGCTTGCTGCCGTTGACGCCGGAGACGCGGCACATTCTCAATCGCGCCCTGTTTGAGAAGCTGAATCGCAAAAGTCCACTCGGCGCGCCGGTGCTGATCAATGCCGGCCGCGGAGCCTTGCAAAACGAAGCCGACATCCTGCAATGCCTCGACGACGGCACGCTCGGTGGCGCCTCGCTCGACGTCTACGCCACCGAGCCGCTGCCCGTGGACAGCCCGTTCTGGACCCACCCAAAAGTGGTGCTGACCCCGCACAACGCCGCCGACACCGATCCCGACGAGATATCCAAATACGTCGCACAGCAGATCGCGCGCTTCGAGGCCGGCGGCGCGCTGGAGAATGTGGTGGACCGTAACCGGGGATATTAG
- the cobS gene encoding adenosylcobinamide-GDP ribazoletransferase — MNEWFNDFKTAVAFLTRLPMPHPDGAMPQNFVRAHRMFPVVGALIGAAVGLLCLGLRSIGVPDLAAAALALGGSAIMTGALHEDGLADVADGFGGGRNFESKLEIMRDSRLGTYGAMILLVSFAAKLSALAAIPDSHVVPSLIAAHALARGVLPAMSLNLPYARKDGLARNAGQPDAATAAIAGGLALLIALLSLSWSNAFYAAVLAGLSGFAVAWLALRQIGGQTGDVLGGAEQVAETAILVLLAARLAQP, encoded by the coding sequence ATGAATGAATGGTTCAACGATTTCAAAACCGCCGTCGCGTTCCTGACGCGGCTGCCGATGCCGCATCCCGATGGCGCGATGCCGCAGAATTTCGTGCGCGCGCACCGGATGTTCCCGGTGGTCGGCGCGCTGATCGGCGCCGCGGTGGGATTGCTGTGTCTCGGCCTGCGATCGATCGGCGTGCCTGATCTTGCTGCGGCGGCGCTGGCGCTGGGCGGCAGCGCCATCATGACAGGCGCACTGCACGAAGACGGCCTTGCCGACGTCGCCGATGGATTCGGCGGCGGCCGCAATTTCGAATCGAAGCTTGAGATCATGCGCGACAGCCGGCTCGGCACCTACGGCGCCATGATCCTGCTGGTGAGCTTTGCCGCAAAACTGTCCGCGCTCGCGGCGATTCCGGACAGCCATGTCGTCCCGAGCCTGATCGCCGCGCACGCGCTGGCGCGCGGCGTGTTGCCTGCGATGTCGTTGAACCTGCCCTATGCGCGCAAGGATGGGTTGGCCCGCAATGCCGGCCAGCCCGATGCGGCGACAGCGGCCATCGCCGGCGGGCTGGCGCTGCTGATCGCGCTGTTGTCGCTGTCATGGAGCAACGCGTTCTACGCGGCGGTGCTGGCGGGCCTGAGCGGGTTCGCCGTCGCGTGGCTGGCGCTGCGGCAGATCGGCGGCCAGACCGGCGACGTGCTCGGCGGCGCCGAGCAGGTGGCCGAGACCGCGATCCTCGTCCTGCTCGCCGCGCGGCTGGCGCAGCCATGA
- a CDS encoding YciI family protein encodes MLYAILCYHDEDTVGSWTKEQDAEVMQKLAVVQDKLARQGRLGPVARLLPTTAATTLRKDDPPLVLDGPYAETKEQLLGFYVVDCKNLDEAVDVARDLGAANPGGAYEIRPVGLLRPGSVPS; translated from the coding sequence ATGCTTTACGCTATCCTCTGCTATCACGACGAAGACACCGTCGGCTCCTGGACCAAGGAACAGGACGCCGAGGTCATGCAGAAGCTTGCCGTCGTGCAGGACAAGCTCGCCAGGCAGGGCCGGCTCGGTCCGGTGGCGCGGCTGCTGCCGACCACGGCGGCGACCACGCTGCGCAAGGACGATCCGCCGCTGGTGCTTGACGGCCCCTATGCCGAAACCAAGGAACAATTGCTCGGCTTTTATGTCGTCGACTGCAAAAATCTCGACGAAGCGGTCGACGTCGCGCGCGATCTCGGCGCGGCCAATCCCGGCGGGGCCTACGAGATCCGGCCCGTTGGCCTGCTCCGCCCGGGGAGTGTGCCGTCGTGA
- a CDS encoding VOC family protein, whose translation MQVNPYLFYNGNCEEALNYYQKALGAQIEAKMPYGDGPADMPVPPDWKTKLMHARITIDGEVLMASDATPGDYHQPQGFSVALAVEDPAEAERRFNALAEGGTVRMPFGKTFFSNGFGMCVDKFGIPWMVNCPKEDM comes from the coding sequence ATGCAGGTCAATCCCTATCTGTTCTACAACGGCAATTGCGAGGAAGCGCTGAACTATTATCAAAAGGCGCTCGGCGCGCAGATCGAGGCGAAGATGCCATATGGCGACGGGCCCGCCGATATGCCGGTCCCGCCGGACTGGAAGACCAAGCTCATGCACGCCCGCATTACCATCGACGGCGAGGTGCTGATGGCGTCCGACGCCACGCCTGGCGATTACCATCAGCCGCAGGGCTTTTCGGTCGCACTCGCGGTCGAGGATCCCGCGGAGGCCGAACGCCGCTTCAACGCACTCGCCGAGGGTGGCACAGTGCGGATGCCGTTCGGCAAGACCTTCTTCTCCAACGGCTTCGGCATGTGCGTCGACAAGTTCGGCATTCCCTGGATGGTGAATTGCCCGAAGGAAGACATGTGA
- a CDS encoding TetR/AcrR family transcriptional regulator, whose translation MVQKSKKPPAARIDDPVPPKRRGRPRAYQPEVALGKALDLFRRDGFAATSLDDLSAATGMNRPSLYGAFGDKRELFIKSYRRYREDARTAMGDIFRNELPIRRRLERIYAVALDIYLSGEFGPRGCFTVMTAASEAVHDPDIRAMVLEGFVELDKAFAACFRRGKEKGELPESADPVVLAQLASATIHTIAIRARAQTPRKELEAIVNGALDVMVGATK comes from the coding sequence ATGGTACAAAAAAGTAAAAAGCCGCCCGCGGCAAGGATCGACGACCCCGTGCCGCCCAAGCGCCGCGGCCGGCCGCGCGCCTACCAGCCGGAGGTCGCGCTCGGCAAGGCGCTCGATCTGTTCCGCCGGGATGGTTTTGCCGCGACCTCGCTGGACGACCTCTCCGCCGCCACCGGCATGAACCGGCCTAGCCTTTACGGCGCGTTCGGCGACAAGCGTGAGCTGTTCATCAAGAGCTACCGCCGCTACCGCGAGGATGCGCGTACCGCCATGGGCGACATCTTCCGCAACGAGTTACCGATCCGCCGGCGACTGGAGCGGATCTATGCGGTAGCGCTCGATATCTATCTGTCCGGCGAATTCGGTCCGCGCGGCTGTTTCACGGTGATGACCGCAGCCTCCGAGGCGGTGCATGACCCCGATATCCGCGCCATGGTGCTGGAAGGTTTTGTCGAACTCGACAAGGCCTTTGCGGCCTGTTTCCGGCGGGGCAAGGAGAAAGGCGAATTGCCCGAAAGCGCCGATCCGGTCGTTTTGGCCCAGCTCGCCTCCGCCACCATCCACACCATCGCTATCCGCGCCCGCGCGCAGACGCCGCGCAAGGAATTGGAGGCCATCGTCAACGGCGCGCTCGATGTGATGGTCGGGGCGACGAAATAG
- a CDS encoding MFS transporter: protein MDALNPQSGLKPEADPELELNRRTRRNLLLLTCCQAVGQSCNTMMFAATGLSVITFYHHPEFANLPVTMQHLGVMIWVFPAALLMQRIGRSIGFRVGSLFGMAGATVMCIGLYTANFLIMCGGGLILGYAVACLQMYRFAAAELVPLHYRAKAISWVTAGGVAAAVIGPSLVRVTHDLTMPLYLATYAAIFGLHLIVFTIMSFISFPSVASSAPTASQAEAIAPPRPLWEIASQPRFIASAMAGMLAFGTMSFIMSASPLAIVGCGFPHSEAHWVIFMHVLGMFVPSFFTGNLINRFGATTVMAWGVVLMLAGVVAALSGLTEWNFRIALTVNGIGWNFLFVGATTLVTTCYRPNERGKSQALNDLLVFSTTATSSFMAGFLQDRWGWQPLNWFSVLLMLAAACAVLWLRNQRPSLSAAH, encoded by the coding sequence ATGGATGCGCTGAATCCCCAATCCGGACTCAAGCCGGAAGCTGATCCGGAACTGGAGTTGAACCGGCGCACCCGTCGCAATCTCCTGCTGCTCACCTGCTGCCAGGCCGTCGGCCAATCCTGCAACACCATGATGTTTGCGGCCACGGGACTGTCCGTCATCACCTTCTATCATCATCCTGAGTTCGCCAACCTGCCGGTCACGATGCAGCATCTCGGCGTGATGATCTGGGTGTTTCCGGCTGCGCTGCTGATGCAGCGAATCGGCCGGAGCATCGGCTTCCGCGTCGGCTCGCTGTTCGGCATGGCGGGCGCAACCGTGATGTGCATCGGGTTGTACACCGCCAACTTCCTCATCATGTGCGGCGGCGGTCTCATCCTCGGCTATGCGGTAGCTTGCCTGCAGATGTACCGCTTCGCCGCCGCGGAACTGGTGCCGCTTCACTACCGCGCCAAGGCGATTTCATGGGTGACCGCCGGCGGCGTCGCGGCCGCCGTGATCGGGCCCAGCCTGGTGCGCGTGACGCACGATCTGACGATGCCGCTCTATCTTGCGACCTATGCGGCCATTTTCGGCCTGCATCTCATCGTTTTCACGATCATGTCTTTCATCAGCTTCCCGTCGGTCGCATCCTCTGCGCCGACCGCAAGTCAGGCCGAGGCCATCGCACCGCCACGTCCGCTGTGGGAAATTGCGAGCCAGCCGCGTTTCATCGCATCGGCGATGGCCGGCATGCTGGCGTTCGGCACGATGTCCTTCATCATGAGCGCGTCGCCGCTGGCCATCGTCGGCTGTGGATTTCCGCATTCAGAGGCCCACTGGGTCATCTTCATGCATGTGCTTGGCATGTTCGTGCCGTCCTTCTTCACCGGCAATCTGATCAACCGGTTCGGCGCCACGACGGTGATGGCCTGGGGCGTTGTGCTGATGCTGGCCGGCGTCGTCGCGGCGCTCTCCGGCTTGACCGAATGGAATTTCCGGATCGCCCTCACCGTCAACGGCATTGGCTGGAACTTCCTGTTCGTCGGCGCCACCACGCTGGTGACGACTTGTTACCGCCCGAACGAGCGCGGCAAATCCCAGGCGCTTAACGACTTGCTGGTCTTCAGTACGACCGCCACGTCGAGCTTCATGGCGGGCTTTCTGCAGGATCGGTGGGGCTGGCAACCGCTCAACTGGTTTTCGGTGCTGCTGATGCTGGCCGCTGCCTGTGCTGTCTTGTGGCTTCGCAACCAGCGCCCATCGTTGAGCGCAGCTCACTGA
- a CDS encoding SRPBCC family protein, with translation MSEVLVIIAVILAVAIAAVLILAATKPTTLRVQRSVGINAPPERIFSLISDFHQWVTWSPYEQKDPAMKRTYSGAERGRGAVYAWDGDKNVGSGRMEILDVSAPSKIVINLDFFKPFEGHNTAEFTMLPQGDGTHVTWLMHGPANFMSRLIQVFMNLDNMIGKDFEAGLANLKTITEK, from the coding sequence ATGTCTGAAGTCCTTGTCATTATCGCCGTCATATTGGCGGTTGCCATCGCCGCCGTCCTCATTCTCGCCGCGACCAAGCCGACGACGCTGCGCGTGCAGCGTTCGGTCGGCATCAATGCGCCGCCGGAGCGGATCTTTTCGCTGATCTCCGACTTTCACCAGTGGGTGACCTGGTCACCCTACGAGCAGAAGGATCCGGCGATGAAGCGCACCTATAGCGGTGCGGAGCGCGGCAGGGGCGCAGTCTATGCCTGGGACGGCGACAAGAATGTCGGTTCCGGCCGCATGGAGATTCTCGATGTCTCGGCGCCGTCGAAAATCGTCATCAATCTCGATTTCTTCAAGCCGTTCGAAGGCCACAACACCGCCGAGTTCACAATGCTGCCGCAGGGCGATGGCACCCATGTCACATGGCTGATGCATGGTCCGGCGAATTTCATGTCCAGGTTGATCCAGGTGTTTATGAATCTGGACAACATGATCGGAAAGGATTTCGAAGCCGGTCTCGCCAATCTGAAGACGATCACCGAGAAGTGA
- a CDS encoding MFS transporter has translation MPSATEPDPPNVSTGLFRSKGWQVAMIGLGTATAQLDTSVNIAFPSITRGFDLTIGDIQWVVICYVLTYASLLLALGRVGDTVGHAIVFRIGLVWSAVALLLVSCSPSYGAMLFFRCLQGVGAALVLSCGTALVTSLYGEERRSRALGIYTMMMAFGLMLGPLLGGTLTTIWDWPAVFWFRIPIAVAALLLLRGLPVSPPHRAGDRFDVVGGIALVLGLVTMLLALNRLREFSAVWFALLSAAAFAAFIARESRAARPIIAIEVLKLPGFALLNLVSVLANLAAFSVWLLVPYFLTRVPGYALTESGAILAAAAAGAVLAAPIGGRLIGRYISAERLAIAGAAAIGAGLLLLSAWTEETPTALRVAGLVVQGIGLGLFQLAYSDIVTAALPLMDRGVAGSLVLLTRTLGTVTAASIVLMVFEILQQNHSFLEAFHQTFQLAALLAFAAAGLLAFSSRRIGAS, from the coding sequence GTGCCTTCCGCTACCGAGCCCGATCCCCCCAATGTATCAACCGGCCTGTTCCGCTCGAAAGGGTGGCAGGTCGCCATGATCGGGCTGGGCACGGCCACCGCGCAGCTCGATACGTCGGTGAATATTGCCTTCCCCTCCATCACGCGGGGGTTCGATCTCACGATCGGCGACATCCAGTGGGTCGTCATTTGCTACGTATTGACCTACGCCAGTCTGTTGTTGGCGCTCGGGCGCGTCGGCGACACCGTCGGTCACGCGATCGTTTTCCGGATCGGCCTGGTCTGGAGCGCAGTGGCGCTGCTGCTCGTCAGTTGTTCGCCCAGCTACGGTGCGATGCTGTTTTTCCGCTGCTTGCAGGGCGTGGGCGCGGCACTGGTGCTGAGCTGCGGTACGGCGCTGGTGACATCGCTCTATGGCGAGGAACGGCGCAGCCGGGCGCTCGGCATCTACACGATGATGATGGCGTTCGGATTGATGCTGGGTCCTCTGCTCGGCGGTACCTTGACGACCATCTGGGATTGGCCGGCGGTGTTCTGGTTCCGAATTCCCATCGCTGTCGCGGCGTTGTTGCTGTTGCGCGGCCTGCCGGTATCGCCGCCGCACCGGGCAGGCGATCGCTTCGACGTCGTGGGTGGCATCGCGCTGGTTCTGGGCCTGGTGACGATGCTGTTGGCGCTTAACCGCCTTCGCGAATTCTCCGCTGTCTGGTTCGCCCTGCTGTCCGCCGCGGCTTTTGCTGCCTTTATTGCCCGCGAGTCACGCGCCGCGCGACCGATCATCGCCATCGAAGTTCTTAAGCTGCCGGGTTTTGCGTTGCTCAATCTCGTCAGCGTGCTGGCCAATCTCGCGGCCTTCTCGGTCTGGCTGTTGGTGCCCTACTTTCTGACGCGCGTTCCCGGCTATGCGCTGACCGAGAGCGGCGCCATCCTGGCTGCGGCTGCGGCAGGGGCGGTGCTGGCCGCGCCGATCGGCGGTCGCCTCATCGGGCGATACATTTCCGCCGAGCGGCTGGCGATTGCGGGCGCCGCAGCGATTGGCGCCGGTCTTCTGTTGCTCAGCGCGTGGACAGAGGAAACTCCGACGGCCCTGCGGGTCGCCGGGCTCGTCGTGCAGGGCATCGGCCTTGGCCTGTTCCAGCTTGCCTATTCGGATATCGTCACCGCCGCGCTGCCGCTCATGGATCGCGGCGTTGCCGGCAGTCTTGTGCTGCTGACGCGAACGCTGGGCACCGTGACCGCCGCTTCGATTGTCCTGATGGTGTTCGAAATCTTGCAACAAAACCACAGCTTCCTCGAAGCCTTCCACCAGACGTTTCAACTTGCCGCCTTGCTGGCGTTTGCCGCTGCCGGACTATTGGCATTTTCATCCCGCAGGATCGGCGCCTCCTAA
- a CDS encoding RNA polymerase sigma factor produces the protein MTDSAWIDAALASARPQAVGALLRYFRNLDTAEEAFQNACLRALKSWPQNGPPRDPAAWLIMVGRNVAIDDLRRSKKQEALPEDEAISDLDDAEERIAERLDGSHYRDDILRLLFICCHPDLPATQQIALALRIVSGLTVKQIARAFLVSEAAMEQRITRAKARVADADVPFETPGAVERSERLTSVAAMIYLIFNEGYSASGDTAEIRSPLCEEAIRLARLLLRLFQSEPEIMGLTALLLIQHARAAARFDADGAVILLDDQDRSLWNKSLIAEGLALIDKAMRHRRSGPYQVQAAIAALHARAEKPEDTDWTQIDLLYGALEIMQPSPVVTLNRAVAVSKVKGPQAALDMIEPLAARLSNYFHFFGVRGAFLMQLGRNDEARTAFDRAIALANTSAEAAHIRMHLDRLQRDSQPRGKKAGK, from the coding sequence GTGACCGACTCCGCCTGGATCGATGCCGCGCTGGCTTCGGCTCGTCCCCAGGCGGTCGGCGCGCTGCTGCGCTATTTCCGCAACCTCGACACCGCCGAGGAGGCGTTTCAGAACGCCTGCCTGCGTGCGTTGAAGAGCTGGCCGCAGAACGGCCCGCCGCGCGATCCCGCGGCGTGGCTGATCATGGTCGGGCGCAATGTCGCGATCGACGATCTCAGGCGAAGCAAGAAGCAGGAGGCGCTGCCCGAGGACGAGGCGATCTCCGATCTCGATGACGCCGAGGAACGGATTGCCGAGCGTCTCGACGGCTCGCACTACCGCGACGACATTCTGCGCCTGTTGTTCATCTGCTGCCATCCGGACCTGCCGGCGACGCAGCAGATCGCGCTCGCGCTGCGCATCGTCTCAGGCCTGACCGTGAAGCAGATCGCGCGCGCCTTCCTGGTCTCGGAAGCCGCGATGGAGCAGCGCATCACGCGGGCGAAGGCTCGGGTCGCCGACGCCGATGTGCCGTTCGAAACGCCGGGCGCGGTGGAGCGCTCCGAACGCCTCACCTCCGTCGCCGCCATGATCTACCTGATCTTCAACGAGGGCTATTCGGCTTCAGGCGATACCGCCGAGATTCGCAGCCCGCTGTGCGAGGAGGCGATTCGCCTGGCGCGGCTGTTGCTGCGGCTGTTCCAGAGCGAGCCCGAGATCATGGGGCTGACCGCGTTGCTGCTGATCCAGCATGCACGCGCCGCGGCCCGCTTCGACGCCGATGGCGCGGTGATCCTGCTCGACGATCAGGATCGCTCGCTATGGAACAAGTCTCTCATCGCCGAGGGGCTGGCGCTGATCGACAAGGCGATGCGCCATCGCCGCAGCGGGCCGTATCAAGTGCAGGCCGCGATCGCGGCGCTGCACGCCCGCGCCGAAAAACCTGAAGATACCGACTGGACCCAGATCGACCTGCTCTACGGCGCGCTCGAGATCATGCAGCCGTCGCCGGTGGTGACGCTGAACCGCGCCGTTGCCGTCTCCAAGGTGAAGGGACCACAGGCTGCGCTCGACATGATCGAGCCACTGGCGGCGCGGCTGTCGAACTATTTTCATTTCTTCGGCGTGCGTGGCGCCTTCCTGATGCAGCTCGGCCGCAACGACGAGGCGCGCACCGCCTTCGACCGCGCCATCGCGCTGGCGAACACCTCGGCCGAAGCCGCCCACATCCGCATGCACCTCGACCGCCTGCAGCGCGACAGCCAGCCCCGCGGCAAGAAGGCTGGGAAGTAG
- the cobT gene encoding nicotinate-nucleotide--dimethylbenzimidazole phosphoribosyltransferase encodes MQFDSLDDIRAFCRDLPGGDQRFADIAARRQQNLTKPPGSLGRLEELAIWLAQWQGREMPQLERVTIAVFAGNHGVASRGVSAYPQAVTAQMVANFAGGGAAINQIAKTAAAELRVVPIELERPTRDFTEAAAMSTDEFLEAIDAGYRTVPDDCDLLALGEMGIANTTTAATLCAALLGGGAARWAGRGTGVDDDGLARKRAAIETALHFHRGILGDPLAVAAALGGRELAAIAGAVLAARQHKVPVLLDGFVATSAVLPLARLDRGALDHCRAGHVSAESGHRDLLHELKLPPLLDLDMRLGEASGAAVAILLARAALACHAGMATFAEAGVSGAED; translated from the coding sequence ATGCAGTTCGACAGTCTAGACGACATCCGCGCCTTCTGTCGCGACCTGCCCGGCGGCGATCAGCGATTCGCTGACATCGCCGCCCGGCGGCAACAGAATCTGACAAAACCGCCGGGAAGCCTCGGCCGCCTCGAAGAACTCGCGATATGGCTGGCGCAATGGCAGGGCCGCGAGATGCCGCAGCTTGAGCGCGTCACCATCGCCGTCTTTGCCGGCAATCACGGCGTCGCTTCGCGCGGCGTCTCGGCCTACCCGCAGGCCGTCACCGCGCAGATGGTGGCGAATTTTGCCGGAGGCGGCGCGGCCATCAATCAGATCGCAAAAACCGCTGCCGCCGAGCTTCGCGTGGTGCCGATCGAACTCGAACGTCCCACGCGCGATTTCACCGAGGCCGCGGCGATGAGCACGGACGAATTTCTCGAAGCGATCGATGCCGGATATCGCACCGTGCCCGACGATTGCGATCTGCTGGCGCTCGGCGAGATGGGCATCGCGAACACGACGACGGCGGCAACGCTCTGCGCGGCCCTGCTTGGCGGCGGCGCGGCGCGCTGGGCCGGCCGCGGCACCGGCGTCGACGATGACGGGCTGGCGCGCAAGCGCGCGGCGATCGAGACCGCGCTGCATTTCCATCGCGGCATTTTGGGCGACCCGCTGGCAGTGGCGGCAGCCCTTGGCGGCCGCGAGCTTGCGGCGATCGCCGGCGCCGTGCTCGCCGCGCGGCAGCATAAAGTTCCCGTGCTGCTCGACGGTTTCGTGGCGACATCAGCGGTGCTACCGCTGGCGCGGCTCGATCGAGGAGCGCTCGATCATTGCCGCGCCGGGCACGTCTCGGCCGAATCCGGCCACCGCGATCTCTTGCACGAGCTCAAGCTGCCTCCGCTGCTCGACCTCGACATGCGGCTCGGCGAGGCGTCAGGCGCTGCCGTCGCGATCCTGTTGGCCCGCGCCGCGCTGGCCTGCCATGCCGGGATGGCGACATTCGCGGAGGCCGGCGTCTCCGGCGCGGAAGATTGA